The Cottoperca gobio chromosome 5, fCotGob3.1, whole genome shotgun sequence region ATGGAAagacatacaaaaaaaacattattattgtgAACACAGAGCGGCGATCATGCTCTCTACAtctgtttcacttcctgtttgtttttcctgacGGAGCTGAAGGAGCACAGCTCTTCACCTCCGCTCTCCGTCAGCGTATCACTCCACCACAAGACGAGGGACTGCTTTATCTGCAAATGGTGAGACTTTTGTTTCTTAGAAAACCAAAGAACAggcaaagaaaaacataaatatgtcgacagagagagaaaatcactttgtttttcGTTGTGTACCATTTGCATACggctgttataataataataaactttatttatatggcACTTTTCATagcatgcagctcaaagtgctttgtAATAGAAACTAATCAAGAATGCaggtattaaaaaaagatatagaaACCTGTTGATGTATGTTATCAACTTGTTTTGTCTGGGGTTTTTCTGATTACAACACAAAATAGTGATATGTGAACGTAGACGACTATCGAGTCAGCTACAGGAAAACCTTTCTTATGGGGACATAGAGCTGGTCCCCATAAGGTACAACGTTACATCTTAGGGTTAAGACTTGGTGTTTAGTTGAGGTCATATTTAGGGTTTGGGTTTAAACGTGCAATTTACGGTTACTACTATACTATGTTTACAtcctttaatgttaaaaacacattatttttctcgtACTTTGTATGAACACAAGtactgaaaaagtgagttttcatCATATGTCCCCTAAAGATTTAAGTAAGTCCTCCTaagtgacaaaaacaagtttgtgtgtgtgtgttcactcagGCCCCCCAGTGGCTGAGCTGCAGtactgcagtgtttctgctCTTGGTTCACATCACCCCAGTCGTCACACAGTCCTGCGGGGGAACCCACGGGATCCCTGGGATACCAGGCACCCATGGGCCCAACGGCCAGGACGGTCCGGCAGGACAGAAGGGAGACCCCGGTGAGCTGgtcacatgtttttcttttctaactCTCACTGtataaagttattttaacaACTTGTCGACAAACAAATTATTGAAGTTTAATTCATTTAAcacatatttgtttaatttagcAAAGGAACTTTAATTTTAAGTTAACATCAACTAACATTTGCAAACGCCCTACCTGACTAATATTTGTAATGCGAAACATGTTTGTTAGCTGTGTACCTGATGTTAGCTAAATAAGATACATTAGACCActtaggagacaggaagtgtgtaaCATTTCATACCATTGGTGCTGCTTGTAACGCATCATCTTTACAAGTCTCCGTAGTGTCGATGCTGATGAACAAAGGTTTCGTGTTTTAAAACAAAGCGTATCAGTGTGGATGTAGCTTTAGTGtcagttcacagtaacaacCTTGTGATACCTTGTCTGTACGAGCAGGTGAGGCAGAGCAGCCCGTCAGGGGCCAGAAGGGGCTCCTCGGTCTGGAGGGCCCCCCAGGACGGCCTGGTCTAAAGGGGGACGTGGGTCTTACGGGGCCTCCCGGTGATCCAGGCCTCAGGGGGGAAAAGGGGAGACCCTTCAACCCTTCCAACCAAGAGAAACCCTTCTTCTCCTACAAACGGGTGATGTCACACATACCAGAGGTCGACACGGTCATCAACTTCAACCGGTCAGTGCTGCGAAGGTTTAAAGTCTCAGAGAGTCAATGTTTCATTTCCTGTTGAAACAAGATGATGAGGCCGGCGTGACGGTTAAAACCGCCACCATTAAAACCCTGAAAACCTAAAATCTTAAGAATATTTGCAGTATTAAAAATGTACgactaaataagcaacaattAAAGGCAGGAAAAAACCTCTTTTGGATACATTAAAGGAGACTACAGATGTACAGGGCAAACACAAATCACCAATAGGTTTCATCATGAAACTTCCCAGTTCATTACAATCATTCTCTGTATTATAGGTTTTATccatttttatgtttaaatatgcaaatgaggctttATCAGATGCTAACCTTTGTTGAATTTATGAGAAAtcaacagacacaaatagacaaagttagtaaaataaacatctaaatatgtattttggatTCTAGTCTGACAGAAGCCCAAAATCTCAAATTGACCAGTGTCTTACGGAAACGTGTGTTTGAGTCCTGGAGACACAACATGTCATAAGATTTGCATTTCAAAGTTCTCAAAACGTTGATGGAGGTAGAAGAGACGTTAAAACAAGTAAAAGATAAACCTGTTTGTGTGAACAGACAGATTTTGCCGGAGCTGGAGGAACGGTTTCAGGGAGAGTCGCTGACAAACGGGACGTTCACCTGCGTCGTCGGAGGAATCTACTTCTTCAGTTATCACATTTCAGCAAAGAGCCGAGTGAGTCTCACAAAGCTCATCTGTTGATCTCATTTTGTCTTGAAAACCACAAACGTGTTCCCGTATGATAGTGACGTGCTTCTCCTTCCATTTGTATTCTTAATACTTTActactgctttatttatttaccttttacaTGAATAACATGATGTATTTACAGGATCTATAAATACTACTCATCACAAGAGAGCCATAAAACTCTATTTGTCTTCTacctgagtgtttgtgtgatcaCAGGTGTGTCTGGAGCTGATGAAGGGCAGCGACAGTCAAATGACGCTGTGCGACACATCCGAGGGTTACCTGGTCACCTCGGGCTCGGCGGTCCTGCAGCTGGAGACCGGAGACACCGTCTCTCTGCAGGTCACGAGGTACAACAACATCGTGACGGTCCAGAGCAGCACCAGCCACACCTTCACCGGCTTCCTCATCTTCGCCAACGGCGAGAGCCTCTGATCCACTAAACCAGCGTTTACACCATCACAGACATTCACAGCCTCGTAATGAAATGTGTGTCTTCTGTAATAAAGCAGCAGAATTCATTAAAAGTTGCACTTAAgattgttttttacatttatttttcgcACAATAAATCGCTCAGTAAACGAGTCACCTTTAAGAACTTTACACACTGCGGGATTTCTTTTCATGTCATTCATTTACACGTCAATATATTTGGTTCAATCTGTTGTGAATACTTACAGAGCAGGGTCGCTGGGTCGCAGGGTCACAGGGTCGCAGGGTCAAAGGGTCGCAGGGTCAAAGGGTAGCAGGATCAAAGGGTAGCAGGGTCAAAGGGTAGCAGGGTCAAAGGGTCGCAGGGTCAAAGGGTCGCAGGGTCAAAGGGTCGCGTGCTCGAAGCACAAAAATAACATCTTTGCATTGCGTTGAGCTTTCAGGTGGATGTCGCCCGGCATGCTGCTTTAGTGCACGTGTGACCTCAGTATTACTcagatcttcttcttcttcttaaataAGTTTATACTTTACATAGTAAAACATCTGTTCAACAGAATAAAACTGCGTTGCAGCATAATGACAGATTAGTGAtagaatatttaatgttgtgGCGTGCAACATTTCCTCCAGTGACATCAGGTGAACGTCTCTGACCGACAGACCGTATCCACCACACGGCGTCAGGTTGGCAGACACTTAACCTTACAGGCGTGCGGGGGAACGGACAGGTGTGTTTGAAGCCGGTACGAATGCACAGATAAAGATGAGCTCATggattattagtattataccaTTTGTAGAATTTCAGTGATGGTTCAGACGCTGTGATCCAAACATCCAAAGTTCaaaggtcaacatttattgaatgAAAGACTCGATCATTTCAAAatgcacaacatgtttttatctaaccaaatattctgcttcaagtTATATTTGTTGATGTTTAGCCTTTTAAAGACGGTTGACAACAGTTTGCAGATGACAGAAGGAGGCACGCACTAACGAGATATATTCATTAAAGTAAATTAAGATCAAAGTCCACAAAACAAGCCTGAAAATCTGAAATGAGATATAGTGATAGAGTCGACGGAGCGCAGCTGTGTAGTAGCCGATGCTACGCTATGATTGGCCGGTCTGCGTTCAAAGGGGCGGGACTTAGCAACATGGTGCCCCAAAAGTTGCCATTTCTAATTATCccaaaatgctttataataacTTAACATTTAGTTAGAGTTGTTGGCCATTAAATTAGAATCCAGATGTGTTTATCACACATATCTCTCATTAAAGAGCGCCCCCTGGTGTCTGGAGGCTGAACTTCAGCCCAGCATGTCGGTGGCTGACGGGCTGCTGAACACACCGTTCCTGGCGTAGAAAGTGCTCTTCACCACCGAAGACTTGCCGCGGCACGGCGTTTTGTAATCCAGAGTGTAGTCACCTGAGGAGCCAGGCAGACAGCGTTAATGTGGAGAAAATAAACGAAGAGAATATATTAAACAATATGGTGATCGCTCGCTATGAACCCAGACAGACGTATTTATTCTGTAGTTCAATCTAGAACCGTTTAaattcaaatacacacagatagaaacgtTCGGACAGTTTTAATCCAGAACTTGGTGCAGACATTTATTGCAATTATGACTGACTTCAATTTTTAATGtaaattcattgtgtttttaattgtcaTATAAAATCAGAATTcagtttattgccaagtagtttttcacatacaaggactttgctTGTGTGTATAATgatgatttaataaaacataaacacagcagaTATTGGaggaaatattataaaaactattataaagtaatataaaaatacaaaaaagaaaaggagtaCATTAAAGTGGAGCTGTGCAGTTTCAGAAGAGATGAAGTCACAAAGCCTCAGTCTGTCTGtaacaccatcatcatcaccatcatcatcaccatcatcaccatcatcatcatcaccaccatcaccaccatcatcatcgccatcatcatcatcatcatcatcatcatcaccaccatcatcatcaccatcatcatcaccaccaccatcaccaccatcaccatcatcatcaccatcaccatcaccatcatcatcaccatcatcatcaccaccaccatcaccaccatcatcatcgccatcatcaccaccatcatcatcaccatcatcatcatcaccaccatcatcatcgccatcatcatcatcatcaccaccatcatcatcaccatcatcatcaccatcaccaccatcaccatcatcaccaccatcaccatcaccaccaccatatcatcacctcatcaccatcaccatcaccatcatcatcaccatcatcaccaccaccatcaccaccatcatcaccatcaccatcatcaccatcaccaccaccaccatcatcaccaccaccatcaccaccatcaccatcaccatcaccatcaccatcatcaccatcaccatcatcaccaccaccatcaccatcatcatcaccaccatcaccatcatcaccaccatcatcaccatcatcaccaccaccatcaccaccatcaccatcatcaccaccaccatcaccatcaccaccatcatcatcatcaccaccaccaccaccatcaccatcatcaccatcaccatcaccaccatcaccatcatctcATGTTTCTGCAGAACTCACCCAGCCTCCACCCGTACTCCCAGGACGAGAGCAGAGGGAAGCCAAACTTCTCCTCGGGTCTGACGTGTCCACGTCTCTGCAGGTACAGACTGCGGCCTCTCCCCTGCAGAGCACATCCAGtttacttttaaacattatgttcaaacaatacaaatcaaacaattgTATTTACTTTTGCGTTGCATGcagttatatatttgtttttcttggcATGTACGATCATTTGGGTTATGTTTCAAATGTTGCATATAAGCTCCCACACACGGtctaaagtatttatttagttattttactaAGTGCTAAATACGTGCTGGTCTGACGCTGCCTTGATCAGggagtttgtgttattgtgtgaactgaccctttaaaactgtctttaaccgatagatttcataaaacttaacacactggggtttgtttatgaaacgggaagactctgaagaatgtgtagcaaagggagtaaaccagctgaagggccacaggggcccattgtggatctcatgctttcaacatgtggctctgatcctttcaaacatctacaagaatggtgatgaacgtggtttcaggaggtcgttaaCTACGGCACAgatactaggcatgatctccaatgttatttatactattttaattctgttatttatattattttaattctgttatttatattattttaattctgttatttatattattttaattctgttatttatattattttaattctgttatttatattattttaattctgttatttatactgttttaattctgttatttatattattttaattctgttatttatactattttaattctgttatttatactgttttaattctgttatttatattattttaattctgttatttatactattttaattctgttatttatactgttttaattctgctattgttataatggtgcttcagactcattacatcaacactgtgatgattgttctgtaaatgctcttattctgtctaatctgtactaattgttgtttttgctttgaagctgcaattcttgtatgaaaggtgctatacaaataaagattattattatattattattaaaacataaagtcacaaaatgacacaaactgactgactgatggtTAAACCAGCAGCCTGGTGGCAGAACGCTTAATTATGTATGAATTACATATGTATAACACGTCTCTATTCTCTACCGGTGCAGAGCTTcctgctgcaaacacctgctgcaaacacctgctgcaaacacctgctgcaaacatctgctgcaaacacctgctgcaaacacctgctgcaaacacctgctgcaaacacctgctgcaaacacctgctgcaaacatctgctgcaaacacctgctgcaaacacctgctgcaaacacctgctgcaaacacctgctgcaaacatctgctgcaaacacctgctgcaaacacctgctgcaaacacctgctgtAAACATCTGCTGCAAACATctgctgcaaacacctgctgcaaacatctgctgcaaacacctgctgcaaacacctgctgtaaacacctgctgcaaacacctgctgtaaacatctgctgcaaacacctgctgtAAACATCTGCTGTAAACATctgctgcaaacacctgctgcaaacatctgctgcaaacacctgctgcaaacacctgctgcaaacacctgctgtaaacatctgctgcaaacacctgctgcaaacacctgctgtaaacatctgctgcaaacacctgctgcaaacacctgctgcaaacacctgctgcaaacacctgctgcaaacacctgctgcaaacacctgctgcaaacacctgctgcaaacacctgctgtaaacatctgctgcaaacacctgctgcaaacacctgctgcaaacacctgctgtAAACACCTGCTGTAAACATctgctgcaaacacctgctgcaaacacctgctgcaAACATCTGCTGCACGTGGAACACTGACTGGAGCAGAACCTGTAACACTTCTAAACATccgaactgtccctttaagagtcCAGAGTTCCGTACGTGGTGCGAGGAGTCCTGATAGAGAGCGTGTCTGGTCTGGGGGGAGGCAGGTCTCATTAGGGGGGGCACATCGAGCCGCCCCTCCCCGTCCACAGAGAGCacaggaggaggacgaggaggaagacgaggaggaagacgaggaggaagagggtcGAGCTTCCCGTTTGTCCTGGTAACAGGAGGCAGGACCGCCCTGGTGGGAGGAACACAACATGTGAGTGTCATGAAAGTCACGTGACTGCAGGTGTAACAAGGCGTCTCACCGGGGGTCTGCAGGCAGGAGGGGCAGGAGGGGCGGCTCTGCGCTGCTGTGCCGGGGGTCGTGGCAGGACGGGTACAGGTGGTTATAGCGGCTCTTCCACGCCAACCGGGTCAACATCTCCTTCTGGATCTGCTCTCGGTAGCAGTTCTGGCTCTGGGTCGTCAGCATCTCCGGCCACAAAGACTCAGTGCAACATGTAGACCTGTGATGGTGCAGGGGGGCATCAGGTGCATCAGGTGCATCAGGTGCATCAGGAGAACACTCACATTGTTAGGATGATCACTTCAGACTCGTCCAAAGGAAACTTTTAAAAGTCACATATATTTTTCCTTCAATCTACATTTTTTACcgtttagatttaaaaaagctACTTTTTCATCTGCGGTTAAAAAACGTATCGGAAGACACTgatgagctcacacacacacacacacacacacacacacactacgctttgaaagttgtttgtttacatatcTATAAACATAGATACATATTTATCTGCTTTACCGTTTAGTTGTTCCTGATGCAGCATCCGCTCCTCAGTGGAGATAAGCTCAGACAACACACTGTAACATGAggaaacatgacacacacacacacacacacacacacacatcccgtGAAGCCTTCACCCTGCGCTGAGCAGCGCCCCCTGTGGCCACACGTGGTACTTGTGATCTGATGCTTTAATAATGATCATTGGGAAACATGTAGTTTGTGTCTTCTGCttatatagtgctcattatgtGCACTTCCTCTGACATGTCCCTCAGGATGAATACAGCATCTACCTTCTCTTTGGCTCAAAGCGCTTCAACTACTAACGGAACAagcttttaattacattaatctGGACGTGTTGATTGAACTGAAGTTTGTAAATAAAGGAGTGGAGGGATCTGGGCTGGAGAAATAAATAGTTATTAGTCCAGATATTGCAGAAATGGACCGAGTTTCTTACAATTTACgttgaaatgtaacattaactGCAGTTTCTCCATGTGAGGAACCAAAACAAGTGATGCGGTTTGAGAAGCTCCTCTCCATCACCAGAGCAGATCGTTGCGTGAAGGAGGATAACGAGTCCTGAAACATCCAGAGAGGATTAAAGAGTCATGTAACCTGCAGACACACCATCTAAAGAAATACTTACATGTGTATATGCACAAGAACATAACTCCTTTAATAATAACGTTTAACGAAACAGACAGTATCTGCTTCGATCATTTAAAGATGTGCAGAACATCTCCAGGACTAAATAACTCATTTAACtcaaagagaacatttaaactTCCACGTTGAAGTT contains the following coding sequences:
- the c1qb gene encoding complement C1q subcomponent subunit B; protein product: MAPQWLSCSTAVFLLLVHITPVVTQSCGGTHGIPGIPGTHGPNGQDGPAGQKGDPGEAEQPVRGQKGLLGLEGPPGRPGLKGDVGLTGPPGDPGLRGEKGRPFNPSNQEKPFFSYKRVMSHIPEVDTVINFNRQILPELEERFQGESLTNGTFTCVVGGIYFFSYHISAKSRVCLELMKGSDSQMTLCDTSEGYLVTSGSAVLQLETGDTVSLQVTRYNNIVTVQSSTSHTFTGFLIFANGESL